The following are from one region of the Novosphingobium humi genome:
- a CDS encoding class I SAM-dependent methyltransferase yields MAELIHQPVLLTGEGWADYGLVDSGAGRKLERYGDYRFIRPEPQALWQPRMADWDAHGEFVPGADEDGGGRWNYTKPVPRDGWPLSWGDVKFTAQCTPFRHLGFFPDMAPVWGWMGQQLGERRDATTLNLFGYTGVGTLALSHYGPVTHVDASKKSVAQARANAALSGMESRPVRWIVDDAAKFTAREVRRGKRYDGIIMDPPKFGRGPDGEVWRLEEHLPGLIHDARQLLDENSRFLFLTVYAVRMSSLAIAGLLDEAFAGLPGYVEHGDLAVREDGAGRMLPTAIFARWRRD; encoded by the coding sequence ATGGCAGAGCTGATCCACCAGCCCGTTTTGCTGACCGGCGAGGGCTGGGCCGATTACGGGCTGGTCGATTCGGGCGCGGGGCGCAAGCTGGAGCGCTACGGCGACTATCGCTTTATCCGCCCCGAGCCGCAGGCCTTGTGGCAGCCGCGCATGGCCGATTGGGATGCGCATGGCGAATTCGTGCCCGGCGCGGATGAGGATGGCGGCGGGCGCTGGAATTATACCAAGCCGGTGCCGCGTGATGGCTGGCCGCTGAGCTGGGGTGATGTGAAATTCACCGCGCAATGCACCCCGTTCCGCCATTTGGGCTTTTTCCCCGACATGGCGCCGGTCTGGGGCTGGATGGGGCAGCAATTGGGCGAGCGCCGCGATGCCACCACGCTCAACCTGTTCGGCTATACCGGCGTCGGCACGCTGGCGCTGAGCCACTATGGCCCCGTCACGCATGTTGATGCCAGCAAGAAATCGGTGGCGCAGGCCCGCGCCAATGCCGCGCTTTCGGGCATGGAAAGCCGCCCGGTGCGCTGGATCGTCGATGACGCGGCCAAATTCACCGCGCGCGAGGTCCGCCGGGGCAAGCGCTATGACGGCATCATCATGGACCCGCCCAAATTCGGGCGCGGGCCGGATGGCGAGGTCTGGCGGCTGGAGGAACACCTGCCCGGTCTGATCCATGATGCTCGGCAATTGCTGGACGAAAACAGTCGGTTTCTGTTCCTGACCGTTTATGCGGTGCGCATGTCCTCGCTGGCGATTGCCGGGCTGCTGGACGAAGCCTTTGCCGGTCTGCCGGGCTATGTCGAACATGGCGATCTGGCGGTGCGCGAGGATGGCGCGGGGCGGATGTTGCCCACGGCGATCTTTGCGCGGTGGCGCAGGGATTAA
- a CDS encoding dihydroneopterin aldolase, with translation MADSLILEVADFEVDVLTGVYSEETGQKQPLRISVSVRLKPYDRYLPDTPLGASKNYMDLKFAASETLPEGVHFTLIEAVADHIAETLFLQDERVQAVTVKIVKLAISEAGEKIGMTLTRERR, from the coding sequence GTGGCGGACAGCCTGATTCTTGAAGTGGCCGATTTCGAAGTGGACGTTCTGACCGGCGTCTATTCGGAAGAGACGGGCCAGAAGCAGCCCCTGCGCATCAGCGTGAGCGTGCGTTTGAAGCCCTATGACCGCTATTTGCCCGACACGCCGCTGGGGGCGAGCAAGAATTACATGGATCTGAAATTCGCCGCCAGCGAGACGCTGCCCGAGGGCGTGCATTTCACGCTGATCGAGGCGGTGGCCGATCATATTGCCGAGACGCTGTTCCTTCAGGACGAGCGGGTCCAGGCCGTGACGGTCAAGATCGTCAAACTGGCCATCAGCGAGGCGGGGGAAAAGATCGGCATGACCCTGACGCGCGAGCGGCGGTAA
- a CDS encoding Rossmann fold domain-containing protein: protein MSVLAIEDLPSAPLAAAVVFHAQWLAQAEAMLADGDLVLVMPLAGHEHRAWRLAAVQGLARAYAPARANLVECDEPAGIAAACAFLAASPGITGQILRLDSQAPGAVID from the coding sequence ATGAGCGTGTTGGCCATCGAGGATCTGCCTTCCGCGCCTCTGGCCGCAGCGGTGGTGTTTCATGCGCAATGGCTGGCGCAGGCCGAGGCGATGTTGGCCGATGGCGATCTGGTGCTGGTGATGCCGCTGGCCGGGCATGAGCACCGGGCGTGGCGTCTGGCGGCGGTGCAGGGGCTGGCGCGGGCCTATGCTCCGGCGCGGGCCAATCTGGTGGAATGCGATGAGCCGGCGGGCATTGCGGCGGCCTGCGCCTTTCTGGCTGCTTCGCCGGGGATCACCGGGCAAATCCTGCGATTGGATAGCCAAGCGCCCGGAGCGGTGATAGATTGA
- the moaA gene encoding GTP 3',8-cyclase MoaA: protein MNQPSRQPLVDQFQRRISYLRLSVIDRCDLRCTYCMPERQTFLPKSEVLSLEELHRLALGFIGRGVRKIRLTGGEPLVRRDMIELVRAIGRKIGDGLDELTITTNGTRLAEFADDLREAGIRRVNVSLDTLDREKFARIARRDQLPQVLEGIAAARAAGLAVKINTVALKGENEDEIGDLVAWAHGAGHEITLIEVMPLGEVEGDRYDHYLPLTQVRTGLEQRFTLTEDPHRSGGPARYWHVAETGGRLGLITPLTSNFCDGCNRVRVTATGQLFACLGGREQVDLRAALRSEDPESALEAALDEAMRIKPARHHFEINRPGAEPALPRHMSMTGG, encoded by the coding sequence ATGAACCAGCCGTCGCGTCAACCTTTGGTCGATCAGTTTCAACGCCGGATTTCCTATCTGCGTCTTTCGGTGATCGACCGGTGCGATCTGCGCTGCACATATTGCATGCCCGAGCGGCAGACTTTCCTGCCCAAATCCGAAGTGCTCAGCCTTGAGGAATTGCACAGGCTGGCGCTGGGCTTTATCGGGCGCGGCGTGCGCAAAATTCGCCTTACGGGGGGCGAACCGCTGGTGCGGCGCGATATGATCGAGCTGGTGCGGGCGATCGGGCGCAAGATCGGGGATGGTCTGGACGAACTGACCATCACCACCAATGGCACGCGTCTGGCCGAATTTGCCGATGATCTGCGCGAGGCGGGCATCCGCCGCGTCAATGTCAGCCTCGACACACTGGACCGCGAGAAATTTGCCCGCATCGCCCGGCGCGACCAATTGCCGCAGGTGCTGGAAGGCATTGCCGCCGCGCGCGCGGCCGGGCTGGCGGTCAAGATCAACACCGTGGCGCTCAAGGGCGAGAATGAGGATGAGATCGGCGATCTGGTCGCCTGGGCGCATGGCGCGGGCCATGAGATCACGCTGATCGAGGTCATGCCGCTGGGCGAGGTGGAGGGGGATCGCTACGATCACTATCTGCCGCTGACGCAGGTGCGCACAGGGCTGGAGCAGCGCTTTACCCTGACCGAGGACCCGCATCGCAGCGGCGGTCCGGCGCGCTATTGGCATGTGGCGGAAACCGGCGGTCGGCTGGGGCTGATCACGCCGCTGACCAGCAATTTCTGCGATGGGTGCAACCGGGTGCGCGTGACGGCCACCGGGCAATTGTTCGCCTGCCTTGGCGGGCGGGAACAGGTGGACCTGCGCGCCGCCTTGCGCAGCGAGGACCCGGAAAGCGCGCTGGAAGCCGCGCTGGACGAGGCGATGCGGATCAAGCCCGCGCGCCACCATTTCGAAATCAACCGCCCTGGCGCCGAGCCTGCCTTGCCGCGCCATATGTCGATGACGGGGGGGTGA
- a CDS encoding MoaD/ThiS family protein, which yields MMARLVFLGRLADLAGGAEREVAPGPLAGIIADMGPELAQALAGPRVRLALNGALVAGDGLVLTAGDELAFLPPVSGG from the coding sequence ATGATGGCGCGGCTGGTGTTTCTGGGGCGTCTGGCGGATCTTGCCGGAGGGGCCGAGCGCGAGGTGGCGCCGGGGCCTTTGGCGGGGATTATTGCCGACATGGGGCCGGAACTGGCGCAGGCTTTGGCCGGGCCGCGGGTCAGGCTGGCGCTGAATGGCGCGCTGGTGGCGGGCGATGGGCTGGTGTTGACGGCGGGTGATGAACTGGCCTTTCTGCCCCCGGTGAGCGGCGGATGA
- a CDS encoding molybdenum cofactor biosynthesis protein MoaE — MIEVRLIGQAFDAAEVMRDFAAAHPQSGGVVSFLGQVRGGDDVEALELQHYAPLTLPGMEALARDVLGRWALDGLLIWHRVGEMAPGDPIVLVAAASRHRRDAFAAADFAMDHLKSESWFWKREKRAGQWAWVEPREQDYADLARWDQISN; from the coding sequence ATGATCGAGGTCCGGTTGATCGGGCAGGCGTTTGACGCGGCCGAGGTGATGCGTGATTTTGCCGCCGCCCATCCCCAATCGGGCGGCGTGGTCAGCTTTCTGGGGCAGGTGCGAGGAGGCGATGATGTCGAAGCGCTTGAGCTTCAGCATTATGCCCCGCTGACCCTGCCGGGGATGGAGGCGCTGGCGCGCGATGTGCTGGGCCGTTGGGCGCTCGATGGCCTGCTGATCTGGCACCGGGTGGGAGAGATGGCGCCCGGCGATCCGATCGTGCTGGTGGCGGCGGCCTCGCGGCATCGGCGCGACGCCTTTGCCGCCGCCGATTTCGCGATGGATCACCTCAAAAGCGAGAGCTGGTTCTGGAAGCGCGAAAAGCGCGCGGGGCAATGGGCCTGGGTCGAACCGCGGGAACAGGATTATGCTGATCTGGCCCGTTGGGACCAGATCAGCAATTAA
- the rplU gene encoding 50S ribosomal protein L21, whose translation MFAIVRTGGKQYRVAAGDKIAVEKLAGEAGETITLGDVLLAGEEGVVADASKVVVSAEIIAQAKSEKVIVFKKRRRHNYRRKNGHRQLLTLLRIVSVAAA comes from the coding sequence ATGTTCGCTATCGTGCGCACGGGCGGTAAGCAGTATCGGGTCGCCGCCGGAGACAAAATCGCGGTCGAAAAGCTGGCTGGTGAAGCCGGCGAGACGATCACGCTGGGTGATGTTCTGCTGGCCGGCGAAGAAGGCGTTGTCGCCGACGCTTCGAAGGTGGTGGTCTCGGCCGAGATCATCGCTCAGGCGAAGTCGGAAAAGGTGATCGTTTTCAAGAAGCGCCGCCGTCACAACTATCGTCGCAAGAACGGCCACCGCCAGCTGCTCACGCTGCTGCGCATCGTGTCGGTCGCGGCCGCCTAA
- the rpmA gene encoding 50S ribosomal protein L27, producing MAHKKAGGSSRNGRDSQSKRLGVKKFGSQLVIGGNIIIRQRGTKVYPGANVGIGKDHTLFALTEGRVRFHDGKLGRKYVSVDALAEAAE from the coding sequence ATGGCACATAAGAAAGCAGGCGGTTCGTCGCGCAACGGTCGCGACTCGCAGTCCAAGCGCCTTGGCGTGAAGAAGTTCGGCAGCCAGCTGGTGATCGGTGGCAACATCATCATCCGTCAGCGCGGCACCAAGGTTTATCCGGGCGCCAATGTCGGCATCGGCAAGGACCACACGCTGTTTGCCCTGACCGAAGGTCGCGTGCGTTTCCACGACGGCAAGCTTGGTCGCAAATACGTGTCGGTTGACGCGCTGGCCGAAGCCGCCGAGTAA
- a CDS encoding GNAT family N-acetyltransferase has product MFYRSERLFLRPAWPEDWNAIHAAIDDEGIVRNLARAPWPYTENDARMFASQPQDERLPHFLITRPGPEGSALIGSIGLSEIEGEANIGYWIARAHWGRGYATEAGRAMLSLARGLGHKRLVGRHFLDNPASGLVLRRLGFRPVDERGAIFSAGRGQTCPSARFEIELRAEHDDQDDSPDGGMEGRRAA; this is encoded by the coding sequence ATGTTTTACCGCAGCGAACGACTGTTTCTGCGGCCCGCGTGGCCAGAAGACTGGAACGCGATCCACGCCGCGATCGACGACGAGGGCATCGTGCGCAATCTGGCGCGCGCGCCTTGGCCCTATACCGAAAATGACGCGCGCATGTTCGCGAGTCAGCCTCAGGACGAGCGTCTGCCGCATTTCCTCATCACGCGCCCCGGCCCGGAGGGCAGCGCGCTGATCGGCTCGATCGGGCTGAGCGAGATCGAGGGCGAGGCCAATATCGGCTATTGGATTGCACGCGCCCATTGGGGGCGGGGCTATGCCACCGAGGCGGGGCGGGCGATGCTGTCGCTGGCCCGCGGGCTGGGGCATAAGCGCCTGGTCGGGCGGCATTTTCTGGATAATCCGGCCTCTGGCCTGGTGCTGCGGCGGCTGGGTTTCCGGCCCGTGGATGAACGCGGCGCGATTTTCAGCGCGGGGCGCGGGCAGACCTGCCCGTCAGCCCGGTTCGAAATCGAACTGCGCGCCGAGCATGACGATCAGGATGATTCGCCCGATGGCGGTATGGAAGGGAGGCGCGCGGCCTGA
- a CDS encoding TetR/AcrR family transcriptional regulator → MGPKKRLSPEASRNAAMEAARDLLVEQGPQGVTLKAVAARVGRTHANLLHHFGSAAELQKALAEHMAVSICASVARAVLAQRDGSGSARDVVDLAFDAFGKQGGGQLVSWMRLIGNVDALDTIVRAIHAIVDEVHDAGEVCMRHVTQTLVLLALGDSMIGAPLSDSLEISRDSSRELAARLIETEAVRLGLVPAERALTPLG, encoded by the coding sequence ATGGGCCCGAAGAAGCGTCTCTCCCCCGAAGCCAGCCGCAATGCCGCGATGGAGGCAGCGCGCGATCTGCTTGTCGAGCAGGGGCCGCAGGGGGTGACGCTCAAAGCCGTGGCGGCGCGGGTGGGGCGCACCCATGCCAATCTGCTGCATCATTTCGGCTCGGCCGCCGAGCTGCAAAAGGCGCTGGCCGAACATATGGCGGTGTCGATCTGCGCCTCGGTCGCGCGCGCCGTTCTGGCCCAGCGAGACGGCAGCGGCAGCGCGCGTGATGTGGTCGATCTGGCCTTTGATGCCTTTGGCAAGCAGGGCGGCGGGCAATTGGTGAGCTGGATGCGGCTGATCGGCAATGTCGATGCGCTCGACACGATCGTGCGCGCGATCCACGCCATCGTGGACGAGGTGCATGATGCGGGCGAGGTCTGCATGCGCCATGTGACGCAGACGCTGGTGCTGCTGGCGTTGGGCGATTCGATGATCGGCGCGCCCTTGTCTGATTCGCTGGAAATCTCGCGCGATTCGAGCCGGGAGCTGGCCGCCCGCCTGATCGAGACCGAGGCGGTGCGGCTGGGTCTGGTCCCGGCGGAGCGGGCGCTTACGCCTCTGGGTTGA
- a CDS encoding YgfZ/GcvT domain-containing protein, whose translation MTKLASRTIIRLSPTAPDEDVRKFLQGLVTQDVVLGALPTYAALLTPQGKVIADFIIWADGADLLLDVAADQADGVIKRLSMYRLRRAIAIARDPALTVHWSPTPRDGAARDPRLAELGYRWLAADDDAPVDDAYLAHRLSLGVAEGAEIVDLLWLECNAVELNGVSFTKGCYVGQENTARMNWRQKVNRRVVVVPAAQSRPDRRIVDYPALGLSVEHWRVDDIANPPAWFTPESVNPEA comes from the coding sequence ATGACCAAACTTGCCTCCCGCACCATCATCCGCCTTTCCCCCACCGCGCCGGACGAGGATGTCCGCAAATTCCTGCAAGGGCTGGTGACGCAGGATGTGGTGCTGGGCGCGCTGCCGACCTATGCCGCGCTGCTGACGCCGCAGGGCAAGGTGATCGCCGATTTCATCATCTGGGCCGATGGGGCGGACCTGCTGCTGGATGTGGCGGCGGATCAGGCCGATGGGGTGATCAAACGCCTGTCGATGTATCGCCTGCGCCGCGCCATCGCCATCGCGCGCGATCCCGCATTGACGGTGCATTGGAGCCCGACGCCCCGCGATGGGGCCGCGCGCGATCCACGCCTTGCCGAACTGGGTTATCGCTGGCTGGCCGCGGATGATGATGCGCCGGTGGATGATGCCTATCTGGCCCATCGCCTGTCTCTGGGCGTGGCCGAAGGGGCCGAGATTGTCGATCTGCTCTGGCTGGAATGCAACGCGGTAGAGCTCAACGGTGTGTCCTTCACCAAAGGCTGCTATGTCGGGCAGGAGAATACCGCGCGCATGAACTGGCGGCAAAAGGTCAACCGCCGCGTGGTTGTGGTGCCCGCTGCGCAATCGCGCCCGGATCGCCGGATCGTGGATTATCCCGCGCTGGGCCTGTCGGTCGAACATTGGCGGGTGGATGACATCGCCAATCCGCCCGCATGGTTCACCCCCGAAAGCGTCAACCCAGAGGCGTAA
- a CDS encoding dihydroorotase — MTQAPDLVLTGGTVHTPSGPAQVDVAVRDGKIIGIGSFPDAARRIDCTGLDVLPGVIDSQVHFREPGLEYKEDLESGSRCAVMGGITAVFEMPNTNPNTDSVMRVHDKLERAHHRMWCDHAFYVGATAANAPDLAELERIPGTAGVKIFMGASTGNLLVAHDEELARVLAHGTRRVAIHAEDEDRMNARKDLRVEGDPSSHPVWRDDESALLATRRILKLAREARRPIHILHVTTPAELELISEHRDIASCEVTPQHLTLRGEEAYPRLGTYAQMNPPIRSGAHVDGLWHWLQQGVPDVIGSDHAPHTIEEKAKPYPASPSGMPGVQTLLPLMLDHVLNGRMTLARLIDMTSAGVQRIFGLQSKGRIAVGYDADFTVVDLKGQFTIAEDWLQSRCGWSPYTGMELKGRVLGTIIRGHQVMWEAQLADSAVGEPLKFAGAL, encoded by the coding sequence ATGACTCAAGCACCAGACCTTGTTCTCACCGGTGGCACTGTCCACACTCCCTCTGGCCCCGCACAGGTTGATGTGGCCGTCCGTGATGGCAAAATCATCGGTATAGGCAGTTTTCCCGATGCGGCGCGGCGGATTGATTGCACCGGATTGGATGTTCTGCCCGGCGTGATCGATTCGCAGGTCCATTTCCGCGAACCGGGGCTGGAGTATAAGGAAGATCTGGAAAGCGGCAGCCGCTGCGCCGTGATGGGCGGGATCACCGCCGTATTTGAAATGCCCAACACCAATCCGAACACCGATTCGGTGATGCGCGTGCATGATAAGCTGGAGCGCGCCCACCATCGCATGTGGTGCGATCATGCGTTCTATGTGGGCGCGACGGCCGCCAACGCGCCCGATCTGGCCGAGCTGGAGCGCATTCCCGGCACGGCGGGGGTCAAGATCTTCATGGGCGCCTCCACCGGCAATCTGCTGGTCGCGCATGACGAGGAACTGGCCCGCGTGCTGGCCCATGGCACGCGCCGCGTGGCCATCCATGCCGAGGACGAAGACCGCATGAACGCGCGCAAGGATCTGCGCGTCGAGGGCGATCCGTCGAGCCACCCCGTTTGGCGCGACGACGAAAGCGCGCTGCTGGCCACGCGGCGTATCCTCAAGCTGGCGCGTGAGGCACGCCGTCCCATCCACATCCTGCATGTGACCACGCCCGCCGAACTGGAACTCATCAGCGAGCACCGCGACATCGCCTCCTGCGAGGTCACGCCTCAGCATCTGACGCTGCGCGGCGAGGAAGCCTATCCGCGCCTTGGCACCTATGCCCAGATGAACCCGCCGATCCGCAGCGGCGCGCATGTCGACGGCCTGTGGCACTGGCTGCAACAGGGCGTGCCCGATGTGATCGGTTCCGACCACGCGCCCCACACGATCGAGGAAAAGGCCAAGCCCTATCCGGCCAGCCCCAGCGGCATGCCCGGCGTGCAGACGCTGCTGCCGCTGATGCTCGACCATGTGCTGAACGGGCGGATGACGCTGGCGCGCCTGATCGACATGACCAGCGCGGGCGTGCAGCGCATCTTTGGCCTGCAATCCAAGGGCCGCATCGCGGTGGGCTATGACGCCGACTTTACCGTGGTGGACCTCAAGGGGCAGTTCACGATCGCCGAGGACTGGCTGCAGAGCCGTTGCGGTTGGTCGCCCTATACCGGCATGGAGCTGAAGGGCCGCGTTCTTGGCACCATCATTCGCGGGCATCAGGTGATGTGGGAGGCCCAGTTGGCCGACAGCGCGGTGGGTGAGCCGTTGAAGTTTGCCGGGGCGTTGTAA
- a CDS encoding cation diffusion facilitator family transporter codes for MGIGHSHHHHNHDHGESHGGKDHHGHHHGHHHHGAGVTHGRAFALATSLNVLFVLIETAAGFIGHSTALLADAGHNLSDVLSLLLAWGASRLAARAPSRRFTYGMKSASILAALANAALLWVALGAILIETLQKFASPEPAAAGLMMAVAAAGIAVNGLSALLFARGSKDDLNLRAAFQHLMADAAVSAGVVLAGLAIHFTAWNWIDPVTSLVITLMIALGSWSMLKESVQMGLLAVPASVNEEKLRAFLLARPGIAALHDLHVWPISTTDTAMTAHIVMPGGHPGDAFLHGLAHDLEHDFGIGHATIQIETDGGHGCALQSDEVV; via the coding sequence ATGGGTATCGGCCACAGTCACCATCATCATAACCATGATCATGGCGAATCGCATGGCGGCAAGGATCACCATGGGCACCATCACGGGCACCACCATCACGGAGCCGGCGTCACCCATGGCCGCGCCTTTGCGCTGGCCACCTCTCTCAACGTCCTGTTTGTCCTGATAGAAACCGCGGCCGGTTTCATCGGCCATTCGACCGCCCTGCTGGCCGATGCCGGGCATAATCTGTCCGATGTGCTCTCGCTCCTGCTGGCATGGGGGGCAAGCCGTCTGGCCGCGCGGGCGCCATCGCGCCGCTTTACCTATGGCATGAAAAGCGCCTCGATCCTGGCCGCGCTGGCCAATGCGGCGCTGCTCTGGGTCGCGCTGGGGGCGATCCTGATCGAGACGCTGCAGAAATTCGCCTCGCCCGAACCGGCAGCCGCCGGGCTGATGATGGCGGTGGCGGCGGCGGGGATCGCGGTCAACGGCCTCTCGGCCCTGCTATTCGCGCGCGGCAGCAAGGATGACCTCAACCTGCGCGCCGCGTTTCAGCATCTGATGGCCGATGCGGCGGTGTCGGCGGGCGTGGTGCTGGCGGGGCTGGCCATCCACTTCACGGCGTGGAACTGGATCGACCCGGTCACCAGCCTCGTCATCACGCTGATGATCGCGCTGGGCAGTTGGTCGATGCTGAAGGAATCCGTGCAGATGGGCCTGCTGGCCGTGCCCGCCTCGGTGAATGAGGAAAAGCTGCGCGCCTTCCTGTTGGCGCGCCCCGGCATCGCGGCGCTCCACGACCTCCACGTCTGGCCGATCAGCACCACCGACACCGCCATGACCGCCCATATCGTCATGCCCGGCGGCCATCCGGGGGATGCCTTCCTGCATGGTCTGGCCCATGATCTGGAGCATGATTTCGGCATCGGCCATGCAACGATCCAGATCGAAACCGATGGCGGGCATGGGTGTGCGCTGCAATCGGATGAGGTGGTTTGA